tatcaattaaaaaaataggtttgtttggaaacatgattagcattataaaaatatattgttgtttggaaacatagatagcaatatactaataaaataatgggtttatgttattaacaaaaattagaagactttatattatgagaaactatctatttgaGTCAACTTTTAAATATCCGAAAATGGACTACTCTAAttacttaaaacattttttgtctaatataatcataaaataaaatttaaactttatatacatatttcaaatcaaaataataatttaaagttgatttgtatcagaaattgatttaaaatatgcatacattcaaaattttatttttactaaaatattttacaataaccataattaaaaaatgttttcaatatatatcaaaaaataataaaaaccccAATTTAATGTACCGACTTaagttatggtttttatatttcacattaaattttaaaaatataatatatgtcagtatttatatgatagtatatataaattactattaattatatgactatttatgatatataatagtgactcCATAAATAATAGTGACTAGAGGTGGGCGTTAGGGTATCCATTCGGATTTGGTTCGGATctatttgggtttcgggtttccgggatcaaagatttgagcccattcagatatttctaaatttcagtttgaattctATTCGAAACTTTGTGGGCTCGGTTTGGGTTCAtataatctatttaaattaattttaaaattttaaaattcgttatatatactttaaatttctcaaaatctataaataaataatatattacatataaatttgaataacatatgtctgaatacctaaacttaacatataaattggtttgatttaaatatttggatcgaGAATCAAtacttattttgtatttttggtgTTATGAGTAtactaactattttagatatttatttttgaatattttttatatattttaagcatttaaaccaacttaaaagtatcatatatattctggatatttttatatacattaaatctaatatatatagtatataaatcttttttcggatacattttggtatctgaaatacttcaCTTCGGATCGGATCCGGTTTCGattctctaaaacatcaaaattttgaataattatatatttaatcattttgGTTCGAGTTTGGTACTACTCTTTCGGATCGGAATCAGTTTAGTTCttcagatttaaatttttattcagccttaataatataaaaataaatagcaacataattttgaaaatacacccgcacgggcgtgcgggtcaagatctagttctaCTTTAAAAAGAGATCTATAGATTATGTGCATTactttgtttaaacaaaagaaaattgtgGAGAAAATTGTAACGGACAAAGACAAAAAGTAGTAATTTTAACACCACTTCTCCAATTAAAAATGTCTGAAAGTAAGATTTCCcgataaatatttcaaataattatgCGACTAAAGACATCACTTTAAACTGTCTCCCGCTCCACGTTTCACGAAAGAGTCAACAAAAAAGCTTCGTttattactttatattttaactagGATAAACCCGACCTACGGGCGGGCAAGTAAATAAATTAAcagtataaattttttaaaatatttaatttatttttatctaaaaatatcaataacttAGCATATTGAAACCCAAGGATAATGGCAAATTAGTCTTATGTTTCAGTTACACAGTATAgcatttgtatttgtttttctttgtcttGTGTTGCTGTAAAGCATTTTTAGCTGAATAGTAGATGAATTTATTcagttattaaaaaattatgggCATTTGGTGTGTCTTTTTGGATTGATGAtttgtatttcttctttttagtaattaatttttgttatttatttggATGCATTAGCActattttttgtgtgtttatctgCAGTATATATCATCCAACTCTTTTCTCATTTATTTTCAGCTTATGCAGCTTAGCCTATGAGTTGGACGATATAACTTAATATGTTTTAAGCTCAAACAAACCCAGATGCATAACACCATCTTTTATTTACCTTTCTGAAAAACTTGACTTCAGCCTTAAAAATCAAGATAGCGAGATAGACAAAAGAAACATACTATAACAGTATCCTTAAAAAAACTGCTTTACTTGACTCATTTGGATAAATGATCAAAATTAACTGAAGATAAGACAATACAAACACATATCAGTCACAAAACAGGTGGAAAGCAACTGCTCCAATCATAAAACGAACCAAATGATCCAAAGATCTTATACAGGAAAAGGCGAGCAGAATCGTAGACCAATTTTTGGATGATCCTTTTAAACCTATCTACAATACTCCTTTCTTCTCCTGTGAAGAGAAACCTGGTAATGTCTGTTCATGGTAGtgttgttttaattaaacataaagtTTATACCTTGTATGAGAACCGCCTCCCATCATACGCTGCTCCACAAACCATCAACATAACCAAATCAAATTCAATTTCACATATATGAATGATATAACATTATTGTAGAGAAAAGGTGAGATAAGGAAGTCAAAACCTCAAATAAGACTTCAGTACACGTTTGATATGAGCACTAAGAGAACCTTTTCTAATGCTGTTGATAAACTGAAGCCGCTTGGTGTCATGGAGGTTAACAGGTGGTTCTGGGGCCTGTTAGATAAACCAACTCCGACCACCACCACCGCAAAGTAATGTCCTCCTTCCTCTGCCTCCAAGTGATTTCCGTCGGCCGCCATTAATGGCTGAAGCTCTGGCTATGGATATTTTCGTCATTTCTTCAATGGTGGCATAACTCTTACGCGTACTACCCTTCATCCCTCTATTTTTATTCTCTCCCTCACTTGCTGATAAGCTTGCTCTTGAATAAGAAGTTGacctgaaaaagaaaacagaggcGGTTCTGCTCTTATACGGTGGAGGAAATAACATAAGTGTGAGGAAGGTGTCCATGGCTTCCCAGAAACATAAGCAACAAAACCATCACGGTTGAGAATTTCTTAGTCTAAAAAATAGTTACGAAAGAAGTTTATAATATGGATCCAGCATGGTGGAACATATCCAAACATCAATTAATAGTCATAACCGGAGAAATTACTCAGTCGTAAAATATGAACAGTATAAAAAAAACCAATCAACAAAAGCTGCCATAAATCTACGACAGAAACTCCAAAACACAATGAAAAACTATAATCTGGAATCAAGACGGTGGAGATGTGTATAGAATTTAACGGGAGGTATTATTTAAGAATTTAACGGGAGGTATTATTTAACCTGAGAATCAAGAAGGGGCATGTTGACTCCCATGAGTTCTCCAACACGGCACACGTTTCTGGCCTCCCAGAAACGGAGCAGGCGAACTTCTGCGGTGGAGGAAGACCGGCCAGTCTATAAATCAGAGAGGAAGATCAAAGAGTTAGCCATAACTCACaccttttgtttattgtttagtCCAAAACGAATTATGATTCTAAAAGCAGGGACTCATACCTTTTTATAGTAGAACGTCCATTGCCTTGCCATACCGAGGGTCACATTGAATACAGATTATGTGTGGTCGATTAATGGAGGGCTCACTTTATGAGAGGAAGTCGAGATGAAAGATCGGCTGCTAGATGAGGGAGTGGCCACGCAAAGGACACACCAAAACACTCAGACAAAACGCAGAGTTTAATTACAGAAACGTGAATCTATTAACTGATATGGGCTTAATTGTATAAGTAGCCCAAAAGAAGCGATGCCCAAATAACTGACTAAATGAAACGCAGAATTTTGAAGGAAGTAGACACGTGTCGACGCATAGTAACACTATTTTCTGACGTGGCTCTCTAAAAAGAGAGACCCCTTTTCTTTATATAGATAGATTCAGTCGATCAGATAAGCCCTCCTCATCCACTTgatagtaaaatataaaagtattttctCGAATCCTGAGCAAGTCTTACTCTATTTACGACTTACTGATTTTGTGATAAAGAATTTTCACTAACCCATGTATCCtatttgagaatttttttaaaaatttataacctAAATTGCATGAAAACTTCAGAAGACGTATGTTCTCTGCTTCGAAACCAGAATAGGATTAGGAAATTTTACAGAATTTTGCTTCCAAAACGTttctaaaatatcatatatctaAAACACATTGGAATCATGCTTTCATTTTAAAAAcacaatatcataaataaataaataaaattttaaaatcatgtttttttattaaatctaaaacatataaatatacaaatattaaaccGTACTATAAAGTATCTTTATTCATTGacgtttttattaaatgtttatCATTATATTCAAATATGGTGTCagttatttaagaaatattttaaaataactagtataattatttcttgtaaactttatttatgtttcatattttaacatgaaatctttttaaattattatgaatgaataagttttttgttttgaatttgaatcatataattagagtcataaattttgtaaattttatattatatatatggatataCGCTTTCAACATATACTCGTTtcctaattatttttaaagattcGTTTTTACGCTTACATATGATTTCATTCCGTTTTTTTGCAACAAACGGCTATTTCCGCATACCCGCTTCTATTTACATGTAATATATGTTATGACATCAATTTGTATTAATCACAaagtataattatagaaaattgaaaaataggACACCTAAAACTTAAGTTTTTCTCCATAaaacttttagaaaattatttagaaaatatatttagatttatatcAATACCACAATACCTTTAAAATTAgcgtaaatataaataaatatggtaGAGCCATATTTTTCCAACCAGCTCTCTCTTTACAAATATGGACCATCTTTTTGGTGATTCCTCCCGCAAATGGATGATCATCAGTTCGTATAGatatttagtaatttggatatgGATCTCAAAGATACACTTAAATTTGgcagaaacaaaatcaaatctGTGTGGTGAGATACAACTTTTGAACATATACGGTACCGAGAGCAACATTACCGTCAGTCCCAAGACGATGGTGCTTTACAGATAGATCATGGAAGGAGAATAAATGCTTGTCTCGACAAGGTTGGTATAGGACTTTGGAAGGTTTTGATGGGTTGATGGGGCCTGAAATATCCAAGCTAGTTTTTTCCCTCTTCATACAGAGATGGAAGCATTAGTTTGGGCAATGAAATCTATGCGGAATTTACGTCAAAATAATGTCACATTTGCAACAAATTGTTCttaattggtgaagatggtttcggaaccagaaaaTGACCaatttttgcaatttatttgAAAGATATCAATTCTCTAAATGAAAGTTTTATTAACTCAGAGATCATTATTCATGTACATATATGATCCCTCTTcatttctttgaatatttgatgCCGACAGAAGCATGTGGTCTCATTTAATATCTACATAACAtcgtttttttatataaaagttatcATCGAGATCTACATTTTTcggaaatattatttttattatatacaaatTGCACTACTCTAGTTGAAGAAGGTTTGAACAAATATGATATGTAATCATGTAATAGGAGATTTGGTACTCATTCTACTTTAAAAAGAGATCTATAGATTATGTGCATTACTTTAAAAAGAGATCTATAGATGCGACTAAAGACATCACTTTAAACTGTCCCCCGCTCCACGTTTCACGAAAGAGTCAACAAAAAATTTCGTTTATTACttctaattattaatttagaattatctactatttgaaattttcatttaaattttggactctttcatagttggtgctagaatatatcatgcctcttatacaatgcaacctaccaacttaaattaaaccaaatcttaaccaacatagattagttaaatttaaccagtaacacttttataatatttttggttaatctcttaatataattagaccatataaaactgaaccactcttaaatcaacgagttccatatcattccaaacataaaagaaaaaatatccgacttaTTTACAAcataagcatacaaagaccgtctatgcttatgctcattgatctccaaaaaccaaataattgtggcatagaccaacataagactcatgttcgtatcactaactttacttccatatatttacttttcacctacatcatatcacaacatacacagttatgcaagaacatgattttttttgttcaaacaaccaaaataatagtggcatatggtcagtagatttttaaatatgttttttatatattacattttacgagactatgtgtataagtttttttttttgaaaaaaagcataactatgtgtataagttaaaaggtaaaaagtgtgacaaagcaaattattatactaaaataaaagaagattaaatacaaactaataacaagtacaacacaaattataacactattaaattctatatatatttaataaaatattatatatgtctaatatgtatatatatatatatatatatatatatatatataaatgttacaaacaaatatatataatattatatacacatattatatataccatatattattattgaaatttgacaaatcaatttccgccctatAGGACGGGTCCTaatctaattatattttaattcagTCGATCAGATAAGCCCTCCTCATCCACTtgatagtaaaatatataaagtatttCTCTCATCGTGAGCAAGTCTTACTCTATTTACGACTTACTGATTTTGTGATAAAGAATTTTCACTAACCCATGTATACTGTttgagaatttaaaaaaaaatttataacctAAATTGCATGAAAACTTCAGAAGACGTATGTTTTCTGCTTTGAAACCAGAATTGGATTCGGAATTTTTGCAGAAATTTTACAGAATTTCGCTTCCaaaatgtttctaaaatattatatatctaaaacaCATTGGAATCatgctttttatttaaaaacaaaatatcataaataaataaataaaattttaaaaatcatgtctttgtttttgtattaaatctaaaacatataaatatacaaatattaaaccgtactataaattatctttattcattgacgtttttattaaatatttatcatatatattcaaatatggtGTCagttatttaagaaatattaaaaataattagtgtAACTATTTCTTGTAAACTTTATTTATGTTCCATATTTTAACAtgaaatctttttaaattattatgaatgaataagttatttgttttgaatttgaatcatataattagattcataaattttgtaaattttatattatatatatatatggatatacGCTTTCAACATGTACTCgtttcctaatttttttaaaagattcattTTTTACGCTTACATACGATTTCGTTCCGTTTTTTTGCAACAAACGGCTATTTCCGCATACCCGCTTCTAGTTACATGTAATATATGTTATGACAtcaattttgtattaattacaAAGTAACTTAATTagagaaaattgaaaaataggACACCTAAAACTTAAGTTTTTCTCCATAaaacttttagaaaattatttagaaaatatatttagatttatgtCAATACCACAATACCTTTAAAATTAgcgtaaatataaataaatatggtaGAGCCATATTTTTCCAACCAGCTCTCTCTTTACAAATATGGACCATTTTTTTTGGTGATTCCTCCCGCAAATATATGATCATCAGTTCGTATAgatattttagtaatttgaaTATGGAACTCAGGGATACACTTAAATtggcaaaaacaaaatcaattctGTGTGGTGAGACACAACTTTTGAACATACAGAGGAAACACACAAACGGCAGCGAGAGCAACATTACCGTCAATCCCAAGAGTCAAGACGATGGTGCTTTAcagatggatcatggaaagaGAATAAATGCTTGTCTCGACAAGGTACTTTAGAAGGTTTTGATGGGTTGATGGGGGTCTGAAATGTCCAAGCTAGTTTTTTCCCTTTTCATACAGAGATGGAAGCATTAGTTTGGGCAATGAAATCTATGCGGAATTTACGTCAAAATAATGTCACATTTGCAGCAGATTGTTCttaattggtgaagatggtttcggaaccagaagaatgaccAGTTTTTGCAAGTTTTTTGGAAGATATCAATTCTCTAAATGAAAGTTTATTAACTCAGAGATCATTCATGTATCACAAATGCAAAATCTTAAAGCGGACAGGCTCGAACGTAGTGCTAGGAAACACCTGTCATTtatcgttcacatggatgcagagcctCCGACATAGTTTTCAGAGTTTAGATGAGTTTGTTTaaattgatgacaaaaaaatatggTAGAGCCAAAATCTTTCACAGCCTTGACTAAAGCTTCTCCATCAACAGAAACCTCCGTGAAAATTGCTCAGCCCTCGCCGGCGTCAGGGACCCCGCGGCAAGCCAGTACCGTCGCGATCCCCTGGCCATGAAACCTGAACTTCTCATCCCCGCTCTGTCACTAGCGTTGAGACTAAGCTTGATCTCCTCCAATGAAGACTTCTtcaatatttccaaaaacaAACCCTCAAACTTTTGATTATTCACGAATGTGCCCCAACTGTTAGAATGTTTAGATTGGTTCTCACGATTTAGTCTCAAacattttactttttcaatttaTCCCCAACAAATATTCAGAATTTGCACAAACGGTCTTTGGACTTTGGAATATTTTCATTAAGGCTCCAAATTTTCTAAATTGCATCAATAACCCATCGATTTTCCCTTAAGCTTTCAATTGTGCATTCCAAATCCTATCAAATGCAATTATGTATTCCAAATACAATGTAAAGACCTAAATGTAATCTAGAATGATTATAATAAGCTagaatataaatctaaaactcaTCAAAATTAAGAGATATCAACTATGGAAATTGTGCAAgatttatagtatatttattataGATTTAAGAAAGATAATAAGCGGAATAtggtaattttcatttttcattatttagATAGAATCATAAACTACGTAGACTAAACAATGACTAATAGttaagatatatattatttctcaAGCAGACCCTAAAGTTATATCTAGAAAATGTTGTAAAACATAAATAAGTTAAGTTAGACCATAGAGTAAACTTTATAACACGTATTCGAGATAGATGTAGACCACTTTTATTTGGCTATAATGAAACAGAATAAATTCTAGCAAGAGtagaattaataagaaaatattatttatgttttatatacaaGTTAGATCATTGtgatatattttgtatgtagGCGTAAGCATGGGAATATGCAAGGTGGATTGGGCGCGGATTGAATATATATTCTGCAGAACAGGTGCGGGTCGGTCAAATTTAAATCGTGGATATCCGTCAATTcgcaaaataaaaataataaaaaaattattagaaaatatgaatttattttcaaataattacgaatataaataaaatttgaattaaatatatattatttatattaatttttaaaaaataataaaacatacaaaataattatttttagttggTGTCTTCAATATCTTCTTAATTAGTACttcaatattaattttaaggTAATGTGATTAGTGTTGACACAATTATTTGGTATATTAAATTGGTATCCGGTTTAACTTATTCTATCCAGCTACGAAAAAGATGTCATGTTATGTTATGGTAATAGATTAATTAACCGGTTATATCGATTTTTATCCGGATATATAAAGGTTGTGacatttaaaactatttataggCAATACTAAAAGAGGTTTCTTGGTTCACTCCACAAGGTGACCCGGAGGTTCAGTTGATAGAATGGATATGTAGGTTCACAAATCAATagtaatttattatttcatatttaatatttaatattttttaaaaaaaaatattataattttatcaagTTATATGTTTTAGTGATTGTGAGGCTCCAATTCTTGACTGGAGTTCACTCTATCAATAACCGAGCCGGATCTGATGTATCATAAGGGATTTGCCTTTTCTATTGATTCCTACGAATTGGATCAAAGACAAAAATGTCTAATATCTTTTTTACATCTTCTATGTGAAAATGTTCCATTTAAAATAAAgaggtaaaaataaataaaaaattagaagttgtcaaaattttcttaaatattgtTAACGTCATcggcaaaacactaaaccctaaatattaaatcataaactcttgtataaattttaaacacttagataaatattaaaccATAAATGTTTTTAGCAGGGATGGACACTTTGCCCGATATCTGAACCCATATCCAAAATCAGATccgaaaaaaacaaattgaaatccaaaccaaaataccaaaaatatccaaacaGATATTTTTTTAGGAAAGATTGAATATCCAAATCCGAACGAGTAATATCTGAActcgaatggatatccgaagataactaAACATATGTGTATTTACTCTTATATTTCTaatttacatctctcattttatttaaaatatttatattgatgttacagatactttaagatcatataatcTATATACAATTCTGGAGAAAATGATTTGACACgcacttaaaatgcatgtcaagctttttgtttcatgtattaacaaaagttacatccaaatttttaaatcaatagccaaattaatgtttatttctttttttgaaatgttatcttcaaatctattaatcattcaatctattaaaaaataaaaaatgttaagtgaaatctatattttaaaattcaaaaaatgaaaatcatatttttcctttcaaaatctaaatatctgaacccgatccgaagtacagaaatacccAAACAGATTTTATAGCCTTATATTGAAATATCTGAATTGTACCCAAACGGGTAGGTATCCAAACGCCCActcttaaatcataaaccataaattctttgataaatcttaaaccataaatcataaactctaaactcttgTAAACTATTGTGTATTTGCGTTTAAAGTTTATCCaaggatttatgatttatccaagggttaggatttaatatttagagtttaggatttactattttatttatttttaatctttttaaaaaaaatatataacttagcaaattcttattattttgtttcatttctttgaagatataaaatttgaaatagcAAAATAATATTGGTTGGTAAACCAAAGAAAAACtcatactaaaatattttcacaaattAAATAATGTAGTATGgatgacaaagaaaaaaataatgtagtacaaataaaaggaaacaaatctaCGTATTTGCTACGAAGAGATTTAGATAAATCTCATTGCCTTTGTTTTCAAATAGTATTTGTTAAGAAGAGATCACTATCCATACCAATTAAATtcatagtaaaaataaaaaggatgAAAGAAAAGGAAAGCGTAACTGCGTAACAAACAAATGATGTTGCAGCAGAATAAAACAAGACGTGATAACGATTATCTTATAGGATAGGGaagattttcatgtttttttctgtaaaaaaattcaaaaataaacaaaagataaataatCATAATCCTGTTAGAACTGAGTTTCAAAACCAATTTCATATTGGTTCATAATAAGGTAAGATGACTATAAATACAGACGATGGTCGACCACAAACCTCACAAACACTTTCCAAAGAGTTTCTAAACCCAAACGCACACTACAAGACACGTAAGAGAAGATGTATGAATACAACGACATGTATGAATACAACGACGAAGATGGAGGGATTCAGTTTCAACCCTACGGCGACGAACTCATCAACAAATATTTAATCCCCAAATTGGAAGGTAAACCCCGTAGAGAGATCACTATGAAGGATGTTTACTCAAAGGAGCCATGGTTGCTGGACCATCCCATGGGTTCGTTTTTCAAGAAGAATGAGTGGTACTACCTTGTGACAAGGACTCAACTCTCTCAGAAGAAAATTGGTTGTGGTAAGAAAGCGAAACGGAAGATTACCCGAGACAATGATAGTGGGTTTTGGAGGGCTAATgcgaaagaagatatcccagaCAAGGAAACAAACATGGTCATTGGTGAAAAGCAAACCTTAGCTTTTGTTAAAAGCAAAGTAAATaacaagaagcagaagaagggAGACGGTACTTCTTGTGATGTTGTTGTACCAGGTAGCGAAAGTAGCTGGATTATGACAGAATATATGCTTCCGGAAATAGCAGATAAGTTTCGAGAACTGGTCATATGCAAGATTCATGTGATCGAGAATTCCGATAAGAAGAAGGATCATGATGATCGTCATGAAGCTTCTACTTCTAGTTAGTAGGTATATGTGCAAGATTTCCCCAAACTTACTAAACGTTTGTAAGTTTACTTTAATAAAATCTTTGTTATATTCCATCCTCATTAAGAAGAAAAAGTTTCTAGTCTTTTTCATATTTCATAAGATAAATGATTTAATTTTCtatgtattttgtattaaattagTGTCTCGGATTTGTTGTCAGTAGTTAACAATACTATGTTGTGCCACAACCTTTGCCGCACCAACGACCTATGATAGTTAACCATCATCACCATCAGATCATCACTACATTCTTTACTTTCTTTTACAACAAATGAATTCTATTtgctaaataaatatttgttattcACTGATGCAGAGCCTGGGCAAGACCAGTCAAAAGCAGGAGTTGCATAGGGACCATTGAGTAAACCGTGAGCCATCTTGCGGTACGCAGCTTCAGTTAAATGATAACCGTCCCAATTAACATATTCAGAAGGATTTTGACAATAGCTAACTCCTCTGTATCCACACTCTTCATTGATAGTGAAGTTGTATTTACCTCCAACTCCACAACAAGCAGCCAATGGTTTGGTCTTAAATCCTGAAAAAGGATCCAGAGAGAAACATCAGTTAAGAGTCCAACCGTGAGGGTCAAGAACAGAGTTTTAAAGGTGGGCGGACCGTATTTAGCAGGTTCTTGGAAAAACCGGTGCATGGAGTTGTAGTAGTCGGCGTAAATGATG
The Raphanus sativus cultivar WK10039 chromosome 1, ASM80110v3, whole genome shotgun sequence DNA segment above includes these coding regions:
- the LOC108845604 gene encoding NAC domain-containing protein 35, whose amino-acid sequence is MYEYNDMYEYNDEDGGIQFQPYGDELINKYLIPKLEGKPRREITMKDVYSKEPWLLDHPMGSFFKKNEWYYLVTRTQLSQKKIGCGKKAKRKITRDNDSGFWRANAKEDIPDKETNMVIGEKQTLAFVKSKVNNKKQKKGDGTSCDVVVPGSESSWIMTEYMLPEIADKFRELVICKIHVIENSDKKKDHDDRHEASTSS